GCTCAATTACAGGGCAATCAAGATAAAATACTTACAAACTGGTAAATTGTATAAGAAAGCATTCCTATGGATGTAACCATGACTTCTGTGGCTCTCCAAATATGCTACCTAAACTAAAGGCATCCTTACAGGGCTTCATTGTATGTAAATATCCTGTAGAAACAAGTCTAggaagtgttttaaaacaactcatttgttgtatttttataaaagagTGTGAGCAACATGTAACAAACAGTTCACTTctatttgggggggttgttaTTTTAATAGCTACAGAGATGACTCTTACAACACATCGCTGTGGTCAGCAGAAAAGAACATGTACGCGCTTGCAGCAGatgaagaaacttttccttaCAGCTACTCAGACATGTTTGATGATAGTGAAATGACCGGCTTTGAGTTTGAGTATGACTTTTGTCAGCCTAAGATACTGACGTGCACTCCAGAACCAGACGCGTTTAATCCCTGTGAAGACATCCTGGGGTACAGCTTCCTCAGGGTTCTCATCTGGTTCATAAACATCCTCGCCATTGCTGGCAATTTCACTGTGCTCCTCGTCCTCATAACCAGCCATTACAAGCTCACGGTTCCCCGCTTCCTCATGTGCAACCTCTCCTTTGCTGACTTTTGCATGGGACTCTACTTGCTGCTCATCGCTTCGGTCGATGCCCAGACAAGCGGCCAGTACTACAACCACGCCATAGACTGGCAAACCGGCAGCGGCTGCAGTACTGCTGGCTTCTTCACCGTCTTTGCGAGCGAGCTGTCCGTCTACACGCTGACGGTGATCACCATCGAGAGATGGCACACAATCACCTACGCCATGCAGCTGGACCGCAAGCTGCGGCTGCGGCACGCTGTGCCGATCATGCTTGGTGGCTGGGTATTCTCCATCCTGATTGCGGTGCTGCCGCTGCTGGGGGTCAGCAGCTACATGAAGGTCAGCATTTGTTTGCCCATGGATATCGAAACGGGTCTTTCCCAAGCCTACATACTCCTCATCTTGGTGCTCAATGTTGTAGCCTTCATTGTCATTTGTGCTTGTTACATCAAGATATACATAGCTGTCCAGAACCCGGAGCTGGTAGCTGCCAATAAAGATACCAAAGTTGCCAAGAGAATGGCCATACTCATCTTCACGGATTTCACCTGCATGGCCCCTATTTCCTTCTTTGCCATCTCCGCTGCCTTTAAGGTGCCTCTCATCACAGTGACAAACTCCAAGAtcttgttggttttattttaccCGGTCAACTCCTGCGCAAACCCGTTTCTGTACGCGATTTTCACCAAAGCGTTTCAAAGGGATTTCTTTCTGCTGATGAGCAAGCTTGGCTGCTGTAAGAGCCGAGCGGAGCTTTACCGGATGAACTATTTCTCTGCTTACGCCTCCAACTGCAAAAATGGCAGCTCAGCCGCAGGCCCCAGCAAGGCCTCACAAGCACTGCTGTTTCTGTCAGCACTAGAAAAGCCGTACAAGACACGGCGCCCTACAAAGAAAAGTCAACTGGAGCACCAGTAGATGCAGCACCTCACAGTGCTGGCTGCAATTATTTCAGTGACCAGGGATTTTCTTACAGTATCTTAAACAtctcacaataaataaaaacacaagtcAATAATTCTTATGCAACAACGCTGTTCTGAGGTTCAAAGCggtattttcccttttcttctgctgtaatGATAGGTATGGAAGGTGATTATTAGGTGAAACACTGCTTCAGGGGAACTGGGGGAGTCCAGTAGTCAAGGTGCTCTTGAAGTTAATgtgtactgcagtgactgcagtcTGCCTCCTTTCTTTCCAGATCTGCTTCCCTGTGGTACTTAAAGCCTGTCTGCTACCTTTTGTGCCTTCTTTTTCTACTACTATTAGCTATGCTGGCATTGTTGGGTTAAAGAAAGGGCACTAGACTAGATGCCTCCCTTCATTTCATCAACAGAAACTTCCAATTACACAGCCACATACACCCAGTTAAAGAACAGCATTCATCAAGCAGCGTTGTAAAGATGTCACCAAGGAGGAGTTGACCTGCTGAACCTCTGTTACTAGCAATTTCACAGATTACATTAGATCTCAGTTAGAGCTTGTAAgtcatttactttaaaataaaataaaaaataacccaTATGCAGCCATGCATGATCTGGAAATTGAAAGTGATGCAATAGCTGCAGAACACCAAGTACTGTATTTTGTATAtcatacatgcacacatatgAATCACATAAACTGTGAAGGCCCCCTCTCAGCAGCAGGAtagctgctgcctgcacaggcAAAtagctgctgcttgttttctctcCAGGGGCAATCTCATGGATTATTTACATCTGCCCCCCCTTCAGCGTCACTGGTGCCAGTGGCATTCAGGATGCTCTGGGGACTCCTCAGCACTCACATTCCAACCCCATTCCCAGCTGATAAATAGTTACTTTTCAGTGACTGTTTTTccattgaaatgttttttcattttccaccaCGCATTGTCTGATGCTAAGGAGATCCAGATTTGTGGCTGCATTCCTAATTCGAATAAGAATCGAGCATTCCTTTGTTACTGCAGCATTACAAAGGGGCTTAGTTACGGGCTCCACAAGGAAAGCTCACAGTTCTGTGGACAGAAAGAGATGCAATagctgcagaggctgcagctcaAGCCTCTTCTTGGGCTACTTACTCTTGACAGATTGGATTCACTTTCTCTAATAGGAGGAGTGTATTACAGTGTCAGCAAACCAATCTGGTAGCTTGAGACCTACATATGGCAGTTTGCTTCACAGAAGGTAAAGTAAATGTGTTTTATCTGGGCTTGTAATCAAAGTTTTAGTGTCTTAGATCACATTCTGTAGATGAGACCCACAATACCTGAAGGCAGATCCCCAGATGGTGTAATATGCACCTCCCCTGCAGTCAGCAGAAAAATGCAGCACCGTAAGGTCTGCGCTTACACCAGAACAGACCCAGTCCAACAGCTCTTGATGGCCACTGAAAGTGTAGACTGTGATGTgtaagaaaatgtgtttgttatGATCACTTTAAACCccttacattttctttcaagtctgTGACAGCAACAGTATGAAAATCTGTGTTCCAAAGCGTACCTCTTGTTGCCACAACACAGCGCTGCAAATTAAATTTGCTTCACATCAGTGACAGTGATTCTTCGTGGTATTGAATGGTTTAGCACTAGCTTATAATTGCGTTAATTAGAAATAACATCTCTGACCCTCCCTTACCTTCAGCTTAATGCCATGATTTCAGTCAGTACAGCAGGTCTGTGCACAAGCATAACTGTACTCATGAGCAGTTGACATACAGGGGGAATAAAGCAAGATACAGAAGTGAAGGAGACTGTTACAACTCTGTTTAGCGATCAGTAGGAATTCCATGTGAGATACCTCTTTATATGTACCAGATGCTGAGCTTAGCAGATGAAGAAAGGGGCCTACTGCAGGATATTTACCTAAAAAAGGGACTGGAAAAAacagtaggggaaaaaaaacataggaCAAGGCAAAACAATGTCTTGAGTGGGCATCAGCTGATTTACTTAAATTGCACTTCAACAGGATGAAGGCTCACTTATATAAGTCAAATTTTTCAATACACAGAAATGAGCAAGCAACGCTTTAATAAAGATTTAGATTCACATACAAGCTACATGCTATTCTGTCTTATTGTTCTTGGTAAACTTCCCTTCTTTGTAGTGTAAAGTTTTAGACAGCCATTTACTGAAGTACCTTCAATGGCCATAACTGGTATTACACACTTCACCCTATCTGCAGCAAAGAGTTTGCTAAACTGTAAGTAGTGTCAATCAAAAGCATTAATATGATAAATTATTAAGATCAAAACCACTCCGATCTGATTACTCCTCAAGGCATGGACTAAAGTAATTAGCCAACTGAGCTTACATTTTAATAAGGAACAGTTTTTTCCAGTATAAAAATTCCTAACTTCTGGTATTTTTAGTtagctgtaaatatttcattcaaagCTGTATGTCTTTGCCAATTTTCATTCAAGAACGCTGGAAACAAAGAGCAATTCTTACGTGGTTGGATGAAGGAAAATGGAAGCACACCCTTGTGCGGCAGTACAAGCAGCCCACACAGACAGGCTATAGCTCTGCACCGGGAAAACCACTGCAGACACTCCCAAGGAAGATCTGCAGAGCGGCTTAGCAGGAGTTAGAAAACTGGCGATGATACATATTTAGTAGCCATTTTCTCACATACGTCAAAGGTTGTGATAGCAACAGCAAAACCCTACTTTAATCCATAAAATTCATATATTTGATAACTCAGGAAGACACTAGATGGACTCCATATTAAGGTTTCTTCATATAAAGAATGTACCGGTTTAGAAAATGCAACTGAATGAAAATTAAGGGGATACTCAGTGGCATAGCTAAGCTGTCTTCAGTATCCCTTTTGATTCAGGTCAGCTTTAGCCAGAAAtaacagatatatatatatatatatacacacacacacagtcagCAAAGCTTCAGGATGAAAGAtagtccttttttattttaatagctctTGGTACATGTGgtccaggaaaagcaaaagtggaTGAAAAAGCATCAACTCATAAATCTTAAAAGAAGTTTGGGAAgatagtattaaaaatatacttttaattCCAGATGAGTAATTTATATAGTGAACATCATACGTGGACTGCACAGAGTTTGCATCAAGctgtcaaaaaaacaaacaaaaaatcccttgCAAAAACATTAAAGTATGAGAAATGTTTCAAGAACTGAATACAAAAGCAGATTAGGGTAATAGATAGAACACATATAATAATTACAAATTGGGAAAGTTTAGATgagatagaagaaaaaaatcatttcctacTCCAATGTTTATCCTGCACATCTCAGCACCCACTCACAGATGAACAGGCGCCATAAGGGTGCTGAGAGCTCTGATTCCTCACCTTCATGTAGAAGCAGTCTTTAACAACACAAGCAGAAAGGCACAGAAGAAGCAGCTGCCCATCTTTAAAACTGTCCTGTGCTGCACTACCTCTGCTTCCAGTCTTTTTCAgaccagagaagagaaggctctggggaggcctcatagtggcctttcagtacctcAGCAGGACCTACAAGAAAGTCAGAGcgggactctttatcagggagcgTAGTGATACAACAAAGGgtaatagctttaaactaaaagagggtaggtttagattagataacatgaagaaattctttactgtgagggtggtaaGGCGCTGGACCAGGCTGCACAGAGAAATTGTTGACATCCCCTCCCTGCAAGTGTTCAAAGCGGGGTTGGatgggctttgagcaacctagtggaaggtgtccctgcccgtggctggggcagggcagaatTAGATTATTCTAATGATACCTGTGCTGCCAAGTTGAAGTTGGTACCGCAGGTCATAACCTATGCGTTCCTGTAGCATGAACGCTTCAGAGCCTGTAAAAGTACTGATATCTACAAGCATCTACCATGTGGGAAGAGCTACATTTCCTGCACATTCATGGGTCTGAAGTGTAGCATCAGTCCAGCCACAAGCCAGCTGAACAGGAACAAAGAAATTATATGCCATAACATTTAAACTATTCTGGATACACAACTCTTCGCATACCACCCGCAATATccataaaaagacaaaagaaatgcCACACTCAGGCCTTCTAGTTCAGTGTTCCTTCTTAGAAGAGTGGACAGTAGCAGGTAAGTCCAAAAGAACACGCAGTAAACTCAAAAGGTAGTTAAACACATACCGCCTGAAGGAATCATCTCAATGCTATCAGCACAAAGGTTTCTACCATGATGAACAATGGCTGGTTTTCTTCCCTTGTTCCCCACGTTCTCTCCAACTCTCTCCTttactttccttctcttctcaaggGTTTGGCAGCCTCCCACAGAGTAGAGAGAACCAAAGCATGTCATGCTGTCTTCCTTCAGCAGATGCAGCCAGGAGAGAGGGTTGCCAGACCCCAGGAGACGCACCTGCCCCTGTAGTGGGATGATCCTCTGAGTCAGCCCTTTAACTTGTGATATTGCCCTTCAAGGAACAGAAGCTAATTAGGAGAAAGCTACAGCTATGAAGGGCGGGGGCCTGGACCTAAAACAATATAACTTCTTTTTGATCTCTATTTTTAGAtgaagaaacaagaagaaaatgctcCAAACTGCTGGGAATGCAATTCCTATGGCAGGGTGAGCTATTGTCACAGGCGTGACTTCTACACATTTCTCTAAGCAAAGTTACATttaggaaagacaaaaaaaactcACTGCTAGAAATGTATACGAGatgacattttattattatgcaCAATTTGTATCATTCACAGCCTACTGGTCTGTAGTCATAGAAGGCAGTGGATATGCACAGAACTGAAGTTAAATGACTTCACATtgacagtgaaaataaatcacattctAATGTTAAATCACACTATTCATTACATCTCAGCAGACGTAGAAGGTATAGAATAAACAATAATAGTTCTCATATATTGAGCTGAAGGGTCTTCTGCCCCCATTTCCTGACTTGCATATAAAGTGCCTACCTTTAAGCTGAagccaaaaaataaaccaacacaCAAggttaacaacaaaaaagcaagggaCAGGAAGGAAAGTAGGGAAAACTACACAACTGAAATAGCCACAAGTTTCAGACTTGTACAgataaagcttttttcttttttttttttttttggaactcagtctttgaaaataaatatcactTACAACTGTGTAGTTTTAGATTTCAAGTCATACTTCagctcttatttaaaaaaaaaaaagaaacaaaaccaatggAATTGAAGTTTACTTAAATACAGTCATTTGGTATTCCATGACTTCCTTCAATTGCTAACACAGTCAATGTTCTAGTCTTTACAGCTATTCACTCCAACAATGCTTCTTTAGCggaaaagtaatgaaataatcagaaaacagcaaagacaAATGAGCAGGTAACAATACAGTGTTTTAATTTGCATGTATTAAGAAcacattttacatattttgcaAGTTCAcagtctttcttttaaatgacaaaataggAAGTCCAGTTGTTTCACGGACAGTAAGGGAATAAGGCCACAGTTCTAAAGTACATTCTTCGGTGAGGCTTCACCACTCTGCATCTCCAATGGCTTTTGCAAAAACATAGTCCTTACCCTCAAAGGACATCACTCCATCCTTTAAGTAGAACTTCCATTTGTTCTTACTTCGATGTATCTGATGAGAGAATTAAATCACCcgaccccgcccccccccaaaaaaaaatttagaccataataaaaaaagaacgTTTAAGCAAAGCTTGGTttaaaaaacttgtttttcctttaaaattctgATAGCTCAAAACATGCAAGACACTTTCCCTGAACGCAGCACAAATATTCAATAGAGGCAGCAGATTTCAGTTGTATATACCAGATTCTTTGGCCTCTCAAGGGAACAACTTCCTGAATCTTACTCTTGTCACATTCAAGTTTTCCCACCTCCCTTTAAAAACACCAATTACGTAAAACATCCCTCTTACGCCCTCACCCACATCCCCCGCAAGGCAAAGGTAGCTGTGTGAAACCTTATGCTGGCTGGAAAACAAGATAATAATGAAGCAATTTGATTACTGTACCACTCCGAAAATACACTGCACCTTGCAAATATGTATGGTTTAACTGAAATGCAGTCATTTCCTTTTCCCATACGCATGACAAAGCAATACTGCATACACAGGCATGTAAGGATAAGGCTAAAAACATGAAAACGTTGCTCAAAAGCAAATACTGCCAtacaaaacagtaagaaaaatgtgCATATTATTTCTTAAGTCCTGCAAAACAACCTATACTACAGAAAGTTTATGTTTAATACTAAAAGAAGGAATCTTAAACATCTCTAACAATTCCTTGGGTTTTAAGCATCAGCCTATTTCCAGATTCAGGAAATAAGGGGAAAAGAATTAAAGACAATCATTTTGCCTTCAGCATTCTTTTATAGATAACTATATAATTTAACAGGTAACTATTTCCATCTACTTTCTACTAGATCtacttgtttttattaaatctaTGTAGAAAGGAGAAGTTACCAGCATTTCCCCCAGCTTCTCTAACTATCAATTTTCTGCAACATCTGATATTAAAATTTCCTACAGACATGTCCAGAATTGGACTTACtagtttttaaaagattttttttcaactcaTTACAGACAAAACTTGCTATAAATAGCAACATCCACTACCTGTAGCATCCATAACATCAAACTAAGTTATGATGCTTCAAAATTTGGTGCAACTTTTCAATACAATACACACTAGCTCAATTTCAGATGCATTTTCCACACACATCCCTGCAGctacattttccaaaataacaaGCTTCAGAAACATTCAATCTGTTACACTTGAGTAAAGACAATTTTCTCAGCAGCCCACTGTTTCCTAAAGCACAGACCCCTTTAAGGCAGACCTAGTTGAACACACAAGAAAAATTATCACTAGTCTCTTCTGAAAGCATAAAAGCAAAGTCACTTTGTTTGGAAACTACTAGACATATTTTTCCAcgtttgctttcaaaataagaTGCGCGCTTTGTTTTGTCAACTTTTAAGATATAAACATGCAAGTGCCCAAAACATACCTAGTACTTAATTTGATCTCTGAGAATTCAAAATAAGGTTaagttttaaacattaaaataaagcaggacAAAATGGCCTTTAGTGACTGTTTGGCTTTTCAGTAACAGGAATTCTGGTAGTAAAGTCTTTCAGGAAGCACTTCAAAGACAAAAGATAGTACACACACACCTTTTCCTATTCCCTATTTCAGAAGTCTTAATTCATGGCCAAAGATGCATGTATACATCCATGAAGCTGTTcacataacttaaaaaaattaaggaaatgcATAAGCTTTTGCAGCTTTACAAGTCTTAATTTTGAAAGATTCAGCCCcttactctttttctttatgaacCCTTCGATTGtcctcatttcagaaaatagcATACAAGTCTTCAGAGTACTGTCAGCTAAACACATCATTTAAACACTCAATTAttacagcatttgtttttccttaaaagatACTGACAGCAGTCCAGATATGGATTTGCTGAAGATACTATTTATAATGATTAAGGGACAAAGATAACTACATACTGTACCTTGTCATACTGACAAACTATCACGTTATCTGTGTCAAACAAGTCTGGAACGTCCTGTTCACTGACATCATCATCAGAATTTAATGGGTCCTAgagtttaaaaatgcatttaagaagtattttataCATTCTTGCAAAAATAGTGTTGAATAACTTGACATTAAACACAACCAGAACAATAAAGGTtaacaccaaaaaaatcaaGACTTAGAAGCTATGGTCCGCAAAGCTCACTTAGAATCATCTTTACATGCTTATGTTCTCAAAAAcatccccccaaaacaaacaataaaaacaaaccaccacaaaaaaaaaaaaaaggtcaaaataaagcagaactcCTAAATGCCAAAGCTGACCCCAGTAACTGGAATGCTCATCAACTGTCCAGACTCTAAGCTAATCCTCTTGTGAACATTAAGGACACaaaatttcatctgttttaaataaaaaaaaaaataaaataagagtgCTACACTTCTATCGTGCTGTTCTCTGTCTAATCCCCTGTGGTTCTTCAGAAGGAATAATACAACTAGATTTGTATCCGGATCTTACTTAAAAGAACTCAATTCCACTGAGGTCAGGGTTTCACCATAGAATTTAATGCTggtgattaaatattttaagtgatcCAATAAACAAATGATCTCATTCATTTGTTCGTGCTCCTCATAATGAGCCCTCTCATAATTCCTCAGTGGCATCTCCTCTTGAGAGAGACATGTAACCTAACTACGCTCTCTGCATTAAACTTAGCAGGAGCTGTTCTGGGTCCAACAGTTCAGTATTCAAGGTAGATACGGTATTGTAACGTGCTTCACAAGGCTTGAAAGTAAATTACCTCCTCAACAATATCTATTTGGGGCTCTTCATTATCACAGCTACTGCTGCTAGAATCCATGTTTGAAATACTGTCACCTTCTTCATCCTCTccttcatcctcatcctccAGAATTTTTAGATCCTCTGATTCAATAATACCAATGAATTCATTCTCTTCTGTATCTTTTGTGTGTGGTATTTCTTCCTTGGGAGAAGCATCACCGGTTCCATCTAGCTGAATTATGCCTTCAATGTCACTGCAGATATCCTTCTCTGATCGTAAATTAGATTCCACCTGCTCAGTAGGTTCCAGCtgacaacaataaaaaagacCAGAGATGGCTTTTAAGTTAACGCCACATAGCTTTCATTGTTCAGTACAAAGCCTgagatttttgtttaataaagcAACAAGATTCACGGCACTTACTTAAGTGGGAGTTTCAAATCCTGGACTACTTGTAAACCCTGAGTATGTTTGAAAAATCTTGTTCTTACACCTACCTTAAATGGAATCCATGTCAAATATTCATTCCCTCagtaatacagaaatatattttcttagacttttctttaaacactATTGTACTTGACTTCTTCAGAAAATGATGTTCAAACTGGCCTctagaattttctttaaaatagaaattctaACTTAAAAACTATTCcttatttttgaagtaaaaagaTGAATCCATTTCTTTCCCTCAAATCAAAGTGCTTTGtttaaatacaatataaaaagcTGAGAATAAATACCTCAGTACTTCAAGTATTTCATAAAAGCATTAGAATTCCAAAACAGAAAGTTCACAGGAGCATAAAAGAGCTTTAAGCTTTCAGTGATCTTAGGTTTCTCATTAAATCTTTATTGGAGCACTACATTCACATCCACGTACACTTTCTAATTCAAGAAAGTTAACACTTTTTTGATCTTCCATTCTTCCTACAGACAGTCGTCATCATTCTGCCCAAGTGTAGATGAGCAACATAAGATGCTTTCTACTTACAGTCATTTTCCATTACTGttattaaatttgtatttaataaatTTGCCTCGATATCATATAAGCACTACAATTCAAAATCAGCACACCAGCCTCAAGTTATATTTGCAAACAATTTCTGGAACATAGATTTGATGAAGTCAGAACAGAGGCTTGttcaataaaatcatttttaagttTTCCACAGAGCTCTAGCTGAATTCTAGCTTGTCAGGACTTTCTTCCTAAGGAAATATGTTTCTTTCCAGCAGATTTTCACTTATGGAATCTGACTTTTCATACTCAGTATGGGCTGTCAATATAAGTTAATTGCTCTTCACATGTTATGAGTTAAAATTAATCCCTGTTGACAATCCAAAAGCAATTTTACAACTGGCCAGTATCCACACACAGATTCAGCATCAAAATGACATGGTAGTTCTCAAAGCATCATTCATGCTTGCTCAGAGGCAAAAACCAATTATCTCAAAAAATAGTCTATAAGTCTGTGAATGCACTGTATCTATCCAACGCACCGACAGCGTTTTTCAGATTGACATTGTATtcaatacaaatatttcaacAACATTTGCaaccaaaattttaaatataaaaataagcagtCAGCTAAATGCTCTTCAAAACAAGCTCAAGAATGAACCttaaaatgatgatttttatCATCATTCATAGGTACTACTTACAGACATCTTTGATCACATCTCTTAAAAACTTGTTCTTCAAACAACCATCTACAACAGCTGTATTTTCACcagataagaaataaaaatgtcctaCCTTGTCAGTGGGAGCAATGGTGTCCTCATCTTTCAAACCAGTGTTATCATCCAAACCTTTGCCCATGATAATCATCTCAATGATATCATCAGACACCTGCTGTTGTAGCGCTTCCTGAGGCTCAGTGTCTAACTGCCCCTCCACGTCCAGCAGCACACTGCTTGAGTTGTTTGCCTCAACAAATTCAGAAGGAGAAAACACTTCAGAGGGTTCTGAATTAAGCACAGGTGTATGAAGACTGCCGTGCTGGGATTTCTCTGTAGATTCTTCATGCTGATTCAGCACTGCATTAGGTTCAATTTGCTGCTGACTCTCCGTAGGCTGCTGAACCAACGCAGTACCGGTAGAGTCCTCTAGGTGTTTATTTTCCGTGGCACTCGGTTGAACTGCCACGGTCTGTTGGACAGCAGTCTTCTGAGTTTGCAACATGTCGGCAGTTGGCTGGACAGAGGGTACCTTCACCGGTGCAACACTGGCCACATTGGCGTGCAGAATTGAAGGTTGCCCAACCGACTGAAATATCTGCTGAATAGGAAATTGCAGAATATTTGCACCTCCTCGGCCCTGTGTAACCACGACAGGAACATTTACCTTATAAAGCTGCCCTacaaagagaaagatgaaaagctGCTTCAGTGAGTTGAACTACAGATCCATCTAGGCCAGCGTCCTGTTACCAGTAACAGCCAAGAGGAAATAATCAGGCAAACTACGGAGAAAAAGGATGTTTACAAAGTAGTACTTTCCCAAGCACACTTTCAGCCAGTTAGGAGTAAGAAAAAACCTTGCTTTAAATTTGTTAACGtgtcatttcagaaacaaaggagTACAAGATGAAACAGTAAACTGTTCCCCATCTCCATGGACAGTTCTTTCTTTTAAGGGCATCCCCCCTATAATACGGATACAGTCTTAAACATAAGACTCCTAGTTTATCTGTCTTCTCCTTGTACAAAGAGAACTCCAAATACTGAATCCTTAATTATTATCATCAGTGTTAGAATTAAGATGCCAGAGCTAGTTTGCCAAACtaatttaattattcttttctcCACACATTTGCTTACACATGCAGTCATTGATATCAGCCTACAGCATTCAAAACCTTAGAAGTTATACCCAAAATAGACATCTAGGACATTACTGCTTAAAAAAGAACAGCTGTTTAAGGAAAAAGTGAATCTATGACTGAAATAAGCCATCCATTCATCAAACTCCAACGAATACGAGCAAGTTTTTGTACGGCCAATTTCATCAGCAAAAGAGGGTGAGCAAAAAGGGTGATGGGTGgttacattttatttgaatataaaatCAACTTGATTCTGAAGCACCAGAATGTCTTTGTCAGTTTAAAACATGGAAAGACTACCCCTCATACAGGGCAAGGAGATATCTGTGCCTGGACCGACAAAGGTA
This genomic stretch from Anser cygnoides isolate HZ-2024a breed goose chromosome 3, Taihu_goose_T2T_genome, whole genome shotgun sequence harbors:
- the GTF2A1L gene encoding TFIIA-alpha and beta-like factor isoform X4, which produces MRNFPMKKKKYPSLVIPAGRGLQHFTAAGLGASRPGATLTLPSGIAYPIHVPAGMTLQTTSGQLYKVNVPVVVTQGRGGANILQFPIQQIFQSVGQPSILHANVASVAPVKVPSVQPTADMLQTQKTAVQQTVAVQPSATENKHLEDSTGTALVQQPTESQQQIEPNAVLNQHEESTEKSQHGSLHTPVLNSEPSEVFSPSEFVEANNSSSVLLDVEGQLDTEPQEALQQQVSDDIIEMIIMGKGLDDNTGLKDEDTIAPTDKLEPTEQVESNLRSEKDICSDIEGIIQLDGTGDASPKEEIPHTKDTEENEFIGIIESEDLKILEDEDEGEDEEGDSISNMDSSSSSCDNEEPQIDIVEEDPLNSDDDVSEQDVPDLFDTDNVIVCQYDKIHRSKNKWKFYLKDGVMSFEGKDYVFAKAIGDAEW
- the GTF2A1L gene encoding TFIIA-alpha and beta-like factor isoform X1, encoding MVASGRGRGGAALGLKLYKSVIEDVIEGVRELFAEEGVDEQVLKDLKQLWETKVMQSKATEGFFRHSHHSSQLTLQLPHTFHRVLQASSASLVIPAGRGLQHFTAAGLGASRPGATLTLPSGIAYPIHVPAGMTLQTTSGQLYKVNVPVVVTQGRGGANILQFPIQQIFQSVGQPSILHANVASVAPVKVPSVQPTADMLQTQKTAVQQTVAVQPSATENKHLEDSTGTALVQQPTESQQQIEPNAVLNQHEESTEKSQHGSLHTPVLNSEPSEVFSPSEFVEANNSSSVLLDVEGQLDTEPQEALQQQVSDDIIEMIIMGKGLDDNTGLKDEDTIAPTDKLEPTEQVESNLRSEKDICSDIEGIIQLDGTGDASPKEEIPHTKDTEENEFIGIIESEDLKILEDEDEGEDEEGDSISNMDSSSSSCDNEEPQIDIVEEDPLNSDDDVSEQDVPDLFDTDNVIVCQYDKIHRSKNKWKFYLKDGVMSFEGKDYVFAKAIGDAEW
- the GTF2A1L gene encoding TFIIA-alpha and beta-like factor isoform X7, whose amino-acid sequence is MWLHELSPEVGRSGNGASRPGATLTLPSGIAYPIHVPAGMTLQTTSGQLYKVNVPVVVTQGRGGANILQFPIQQIFQSVGQPSILHANVASVAPVKVPSVQPTADMLQTQKTAVQQTVAVQPSATENKHLEDSTGTALVQQPTESQQQIEPNAVLNQHEESTEKSQHGSLHTPVLNSEPSEVFSPSEFVEANNSSSVLLDVEGQLDTEPQEALQQQVSDDIIEMIIMGKGLDDNTGLKDEDTIAPTDKLEPTEQVESNLRSEKDICSDIEGIIQLDGTGDASPKEEIPHTKDTEENEFIGIIESEDLKILEDEDEGEDEEGDSISNMDSSSSSCDNEEPQIDIVEEDPLNSDDDVSEQDVPDLFDTDNVIVCQYDKIHRSKNKWKFYLKDGVMSFEGKDYVFAKAIGDAEW
- the GTF2A1L gene encoding TFIIA-alpha and beta-like factor isoform X5 produces the protein MMGNTSLVIPAGRGLQHFTAAGLGASRPGATLTLPSGIAYPIHVPAGMTLQTTSGQLYKVNVPVVVTQGRGGANILQFPIQQIFQSVGQPSILHANVASVAPVKVPSVQPTADMLQTQKTAVQQTVAVQPSATENKHLEDSTGTALVQQPTESQQQIEPNAVLNQHEESTEKSQHGSLHTPVLNSEPSEVFSPSEFVEANNSSSVLLDVEGQLDTEPQEALQQQVSDDIIEMIIMGKGLDDNTGLKDEDTIAPTDKLEPTEQVESNLRSEKDICSDIEGIIQLDGTGDASPKEEIPHTKDTEENEFIGIIESEDLKILEDEDEGEDEEGDSISNMDSSSSSCDNEEPQIDIVEEDPLNSDDDVSEQDVPDLFDTDNVIVCQYDKIHRSKNKWKFYLKDGVMSFEGKDYVFAKAIGDAEW
- the GTF2A1L gene encoding TFIIA-alpha and beta-like factor isoform X3; the encoded protein is MQSKATEGFFRHSHHSSQLTLQLPHTFHRVLQASSASLVIPAGRGLQHFTAAGLGASRPGATLTLPSGIAYPIHVPAGMTLQTTSGQLYKVNVPVVVTQGRGGANILQFPIQQIFQSVGQPSILHANVASVAPVKVPSVQPTADMLQTQKTAVQQTVAVQPSATENKHLEDSTGTALVQQPTESQQQIEPNAVLNQHEESTEKSQHGSLHTPVLNSEPSEVFSPSEFVEANNSSSVLLDVEGQLDTEPQEALQQQVSDDIIEMIIMGKGLDDNTGLKDEDTIAPTDKLEPTEQVESNLRSEKDICSDIEGIIQLDGTGDASPKEEIPHTKDTEENEFIGIIESEDLKILEDEDEGEDEEGDSISNMDSSSSSCDNEEPQIDIVEEDPLNSDDDVSEQDVPDLFDTDNVIVCQYDKIHRSKNKWKFYLKDGVMSFEGKDYVFAKAIGDAEW